One region of Motacilla alba alba isolate MOTALB_02 chromosome 24, Motacilla_alba_V1.0_pri, whole genome shotgun sequence genomic DNA includes:
- the BTG4 gene encoding protein BTG4, with protein MKDEIAATVFFITKLARREDRLSKHKMEKFAAKLTTLLFEKYKNHWYLDNPSRGQAFRCIRINKHQARDPLLEQACAESDVDFSLLGLPREMTLWVDPFQVCCRYGERSRPFTVAYFDGEETPELPQLISLAVGRAALDYRSSSSSDEESVSNEPRAIPTVSNPNSIYQFGDFCKAPLQPWWQCLPRKPEGSHFGQHRGYRSYRPTATLAGPRVDRYHWINTKR; from the exons ATGAAAGATGAAATTGCTGCCACGGTTTTCTTCATCACCAAGCTGGCGAGGAGGGAGGACAGGCTGAGCAAGCACAAAATGGAGAAGTTTGCAGCCAAGCTGACCACGCTCCTGTTTGAGAAGTACAAAAACCACTGGTACCTGGACAACCCATCCCGAGGCCAGGCCTTCAG gtgCATCAGGATCAACAAGCACCAGGCTCGGGAtcccctgctggagcaggcgTGTGCGGAGAGCGACGTGGACTTcagcctgctggggctgccccgcgAGATGACGCTGTGGGTGGATCCCTTCCAGGTGTGCTGCAG GTACGGCGAGAGGAGCCGGCCCTTCACCGTGGCGTACTTCGATGGGGAGGAGACCCCCGAGCTGCCCCAGCTGATCAGCCTGGCCGTGGGCAGGGCGGCGCTGGACTAtcgctccagcagctcctcggATGAGGAGAGCGTCAGCAACGAGCCCAGGGCCATCCCCACCGTCAGCAACCCCAACAGCATCTACCAG tttGGTGACTTCTGCAAGgcccccctgcagccctggtggCAGTGCCTGCCCAGGAAGCCCGAGGGCTCCCACTTCGGCCAGCACAGGGGCTACAGGAGCTACCGGCCCACGGCCACCTTGGCTGGCCCACGCGTGGACAGGTACCACTGGATCAACACCAAGAGGTAG
- the LAYN gene encoding layilin isoform X1: protein MLAAAALCAAALGCAAGARLLSAAVDISLRRGQTVCRRGTQKPCYKIVYFHDASRRSSYEEAHLACRADGGHLVSIESPAEQRLIESLIRSLLASDGDFWIGLRRRKEQEDNSTECHSFYSWSDGSSSKFRNWYVDEPSCGGEVCVVLYHQPSAPPGVGGPYMFQWNDDRCTMRNNFICKYSLEKPTRAPIDNPRRAVATEPWKPKFPEERWRKGANGTAGRAKEPVPSLAFILISSIPVLLLLVAVAGISCFWLLMKRRQELEDVTPKGAEAWLPQPGGDSPRLDIHGVIRKQCQADLAGARPGTRNSSFRAHGGLQSPCRDPRDSSSGGSVTLAGTESGFVTNDIYELCGDRVGRSEESTWVDNEIYGY, encoded by the exons ATGCTGGCGGCAGCGGCGCTGTGCGCGGCCGCGCTGGGCTgcgcggcgggggcgcggcTGCTCAGCG cagcagtggacATTTCCCTCAGAAGAG ggcagacGGTTTGCAGGCGTGGGACACAGAAACCCTGCTACAAAATCGTCTATTTCCACGACGCCTCGCGCAGGAGCAGCTATGAAGAAGCTCACCTGGCCTGCAGAGCTGACGGGGGACACTTGGTGAGCATCGAGAGCCcggcagagcagaggctgattGAATCACTCATCAGGAGCCTCCTGGCCTCGGATGGGGACTTCTGGATAGGgctcaggaggaggaaggagcaggaggacaacagcactgagtgccacagcTTCTACTCCTGGTCCGATGGGAGCTCGTCCAAATTCCG GAACTGGTACGTGGACGAGCCGTCGTGCGGGGGCGAGGTGTGCGTGGTGCTCTACCACCAGCCCTCTGCCCCTCCAGGGGTGGGGGGCCCCTACATGTTCCAGTGGAACGACGACAGATGCACCATGAGGAACAACTTCATCTGCAAATACTCCCTGG agAAGCCAACAAGAGCTCCAATAGACAATCCCCGAAGAG CTGTGGCAACAGAGCCCTGGAAGCCAAAATTCCCAGAGGAACGCTGGAGGAAAGGTGCCAATGGAACAGCTGGGAGAGCCAAAG AACCTGTTCCGAGCCTTGCCTTCATCCTCATTTCCAGcattcctgtgctgcttctcctggtGGCCGTCGCAGGCATCTCCTGCTTTTGGCTGCTGATGAAGAG GAgacaggagctggaggatgTCACCCCCAAGGGTGCCGaggcctggctgccccagcccggcGGGGACAGCCCCCGGCTGGACATCCACGGCGTGATCCGCAAGCAGTGCCAGGCTGACCTGGCCGGGGCCAGGCCTGGCACCAGGAATTCCTCCTTCCGTGCCCAcggggggctgcagagcccctgcagggaccccCGGGACAGCTCCAGCGGCGGCTCGGTGACGCTGGCCGGCACGGAGAGCGGCTTTGTCACCAACGACATCTACGAGCTCTGCGGGGACCGCGTGGGCAGGAGCGAGGAGTCCACCTGGGTGGACAACGAGATTTACGGGTACTGA
- the LAYN gene encoding layilin isoform X2 has product MLAAAALCAAALGCAAGARLLSAVDISLRRGQTVCRRGTQKPCYKIVYFHDASRRSSYEEAHLACRADGGHLVSIESPAEQRLIESLIRSLLASDGDFWIGLRRRKEQEDNSTECHSFYSWSDGSSSKFRNWYVDEPSCGGEVCVVLYHQPSAPPGVGGPYMFQWNDDRCTMRNNFICKYSLEKPTRAPIDNPRRAVATEPWKPKFPEERWRKGANGTAGRAKEPVPSLAFILISSIPVLLLLVAVAGISCFWLLMKRRQELEDVTPKGAEAWLPQPGGDSPRLDIHGVIRKQCQADLAGARPGTRNSSFRAHGGLQSPCRDPRDSSSGGSVTLAGTESGFVTNDIYELCGDRVGRSEESTWVDNEIYGY; this is encoded by the exons ATGCTGGCGGCAGCGGCGCTGTGCGCGGCCGCGCTGGGCTgcgcggcgggggcgcggcTGCTCAGCG cagtggacATTTCCCTCAGAAGAG ggcagacGGTTTGCAGGCGTGGGACACAGAAACCCTGCTACAAAATCGTCTATTTCCACGACGCCTCGCGCAGGAGCAGCTATGAAGAAGCTCACCTGGCCTGCAGAGCTGACGGGGGACACTTGGTGAGCATCGAGAGCCcggcagagcagaggctgattGAATCACTCATCAGGAGCCTCCTGGCCTCGGATGGGGACTTCTGGATAGGgctcaggaggaggaaggagcaggaggacaacagcactgagtgccacagcTTCTACTCCTGGTCCGATGGGAGCTCGTCCAAATTCCG GAACTGGTACGTGGACGAGCCGTCGTGCGGGGGCGAGGTGTGCGTGGTGCTCTACCACCAGCCCTCTGCCCCTCCAGGGGTGGGGGGCCCCTACATGTTCCAGTGGAACGACGACAGATGCACCATGAGGAACAACTTCATCTGCAAATACTCCCTGG agAAGCCAACAAGAGCTCCAATAGACAATCCCCGAAGAG CTGTGGCAACAGAGCCCTGGAAGCCAAAATTCCCAGAGGAACGCTGGAGGAAAGGTGCCAATGGAACAGCTGGGAGAGCCAAAG AACCTGTTCCGAGCCTTGCCTTCATCCTCATTTCCAGcattcctgtgctgcttctcctggtGGCCGTCGCAGGCATCTCCTGCTTTTGGCTGCTGATGAAGAG GAgacaggagctggaggatgTCACCCCCAAGGGTGCCGaggcctggctgccccagcccggcGGGGACAGCCCCCGGCTGGACATCCACGGCGTGATCCGCAAGCAGTGCCAGGCTGACCTGGCCGGGGCCAGGCCTGGCACCAGGAATTCCTCCTTCCGTGCCCAcggggggctgcagagcccctgcagggaccccCGGGACAGCTCCAGCGGCGGCTCGGTGACGCTGGCCGGCACGGAGAGCGGCTTTGTCACCAACGACATCTACGAGCTCTGCGGGGACCGCGTGGGCAGGAGCGAGGAGTCCACCTGGGTGGACAACGAGATTTACGGGTACTGA
- the LAYN gene encoding layilin isoform X3 has product MLAAAALCAAALGCAAGARLLSGQTVCRRGTQKPCYKIVYFHDASRRSSYEEAHLACRADGGHLVSIESPAEQRLIESLIRSLLASDGDFWIGLRRRKEQEDNSTECHSFYSWSDGSSSKFRNWYVDEPSCGGEVCVVLYHQPSAPPGVGGPYMFQWNDDRCTMRNNFICKYSLEKPTRAPIDNPRRAVATEPWKPKFPEERWRKGANGTAGRAKEPVPSLAFILISSIPVLLLLVAVAGISCFWLLMKRRQELEDVTPKGAEAWLPQPGGDSPRLDIHGVIRKQCQADLAGARPGTRNSSFRAHGGLQSPCRDPRDSSSGGSVTLAGTESGFVTNDIYELCGDRVGRSEESTWVDNEIYGY; this is encoded by the exons ATGCTGGCGGCAGCGGCGCTGTGCGCGGCCGCGCTGGGCTgcgcggcgggggcgcggcTGCTCAGCG ggcagacGGTTTGCAGGCGTGGGACACAGAAACCCTGCTACAAAATCGTCTATTTCCACGACGCCTCGCGCAGGAGCAGCTATGAAGAAGCTCACCTGGCCTGCAGAGCTGACGGGGGACACTTGGTGAGCATCGAGAGCCcggcagagcagaggctgattGAATCACTCATCAGGAGCCTCCTGGCCTCGGATGGGGACTTCTGGATAGGgctcaggaggaggaaggagcaggaggacaacagcactgagtgccacagcTTCTACTCCTGGTCCGATGGGAGCTCGTCCAAATTCCG GAACTGGTACGTGGACGAGCCGTCGTGCGGGGGCGAGGTGTGCGTGGTGCTCTACCACCAGCCCTCTGCCCCTCCAGGGGTGGGGGGCCCCTACATGTTCCAGTGGAACGACGACAGATGCACCATGAGGAACAACTTCATCTGCAAATACTCCCTGG agAAGCCAACAAGAGCTCCAATAGACAATCCCCGAAGAG CTGTGGCAACAGAGCCCTGGAAGCCAAAATTCCCAGAGGAACGCTGGAGGAAAGGTGCCAATGGAACAGCTGGGAGAGCCAAAG AACCTGTTCCGAGCCTTGCCTTCATCCTCATTTCCAGcattcctgtgctgcttctcctggtGGCCGTCGCAGGCATCTCCTGCTTTTGGCTGCTGATGAAGAG GAgacaggagctggaggatgTCACCCCCAAGGGTGCCGaggcctggctgccccagcccggcGGGGACAGCCCCCGGCTGGACATCCACGGCGTGATCCGCAAGCAGTGCCAGGCTGACCTGGCCGGGGCCAGGCCTGGCACCAGGAATTCCTCCTTCCGTGCCCAcggggggctgcagagcccctgcagggaccccCGGGACAGCTCCAGCGGCGGCTCGGTGACGCTGGCCGGCACGGAGAGCGGCTTTGTCACCAACGACATCTACGAGCTCTGCGGGGACCGCGTGGGCAGGAGCGAGGAGTCCACCTGGGTGGACAACGAGATTTACGGGTACTGA